A genome region from Blautia coccoides includes the following:
- a CDS encoding ABC transporter substrate-binding protein, whose protein sequence is MKKRQIMAFVLAATMAATAVTGCGAPSRPDGSGDTGSTDSSSDSGEESKDGVVQLTFMGWEASPLETQAVKDGIAAFEKENPNIKVNYTPGLAGSEYNAKLLSSAAAGSLPDVMFVSAESYRAIVSKGALWDITDQFDENYPLDDFIDSSRQIMEVDGHVYGISSCTVSPIVYYNKDVFDQKGIDYPSADPENCWTIDEFRDVAKKLTSDDIYGVYGLETVADTLNAQLLSNGGTRYNEDYTKSTMNSPENKEVFEIIKAIRTEDGSAPDASTLDAVGMSAKQMLQTGKVAMLVDGSWSLQELAASDMNIGMAPLPSYGKVLTTGQAHLHCIAETSKHKDEAWQFLQFLSGMDYQGALVKSGLWMPNRYSMYEDDAVAQWYDEKVHGDSYKKMLTYFRDAAVDPTALQLTSQARDIIAEETDMYFKQDQDIDTTLQNMDTRIDEAIQDALQQ, encoded by the coding sequence ATGAAAAAGAGACAGATCATGGCGTTTGTTCTCGCCGCAACAATGGCTGCAACTGCCGTAACAGGCTGTGGTGCGCCGTCCAGACCGGATGGTTCTGGTGATACAGGCAGTACCGATTCTTCTTCCGATTCCGGGGAAGAATCAAAAGACGGAGTCGTACAGCTTACCTTTATGGGATGGGAGGCATCCCCTCTGGAGACCCAGGCAGTGAAGGATGGTATTGCGGCATTTGAAAAAGAAAATCCAAATATAAAGGTGAATTATACACCTGGACTTGCCGGTTCTGAATACAATGCAAAGCTGCTTTCATCGGCGGCGGCGGGGTCTTTGCCGGATGTTATGTTTGTATCAGCGGAGAGTTACCGTGCCATTGTTTCCAAAGGGGCATTGTGGGATATTACAGATCAGTTTGACGAGAATTATCCTCTGGATGATTTCATAGATTCTTCCCGTCAGATCATGGAAGTGGATGGACATGTTTACGGTATCTCTTCTTGTACAGTATCTCCGATCGTTTATTATAATAAGGATGTATTTGACCAAAAAGGAATTGATTATCCGAGTGCAGATCCGGAGAACTGCTGGACTATTGATGAATTCAGGGATGTTGCGAAAAAGCTGACATCAGATGATATCTATGGTGTGTATGGACTGGAAACAGTGGCAGATACCTTGAATGCACAGCTTCTCTCAAACGGGGGAACCAGATATAACGAGGATTATACCAAGAGCACAATGAATTCCCCGGAGAACAAAGAAGTGTTTGAGATCATCAAAGCGATCCGTACCGAAGACGGCTCCGCTCCTGACGCTTCCACACTGGATGCGGTAGGAATGTCCGCAAAACAGATGCTCCAGACAGGTAAAGTGGCTATGCTGGTAGACGGTTCTTGGTCTCTTCAGGAATTGGCGGCTTCTGACATGAATATTGGCATGGCACCTCTTCCCTCTTACGGAAAAGTGCTTACCACAGGACAAGCTCATCTGCACTGTATCGCAGAAACCAGTAAACATAAGGATGAAGCTTGGCAGTTCCTTCAGTTCCTGTCAGGAATGGATTATCAGGGCGCGTTGGTTAAGAGCGGACTGTGGATGCCAAACAGGTATTCTATGTATGAAGATGACGCAGTGGCACAGTGGTATGATGAAAAAGTCCATGGGGACAGCTACAAAAAGATGCTTACATATTTCAGAGATGCCGCTGTTGATCCTACAGCGCTGCAGTTGACCTCACAGGCCAGAGATATCATTGCCGAAGAGACAGATATGTACTTTAAGCAGGATCAGGATATTGACACCACATTACAGAATATGGATACCAGGATCGATGAGGCAATTCAAGACGCATTACAGCAGTAA
- a CDS encoding AraC family ligand binding domain-containing protein, which translates to MLYFISDASKPVEYISCGNLASKDGFIHPKRNIDSFVLIIVIKGTLHITQNMTNYDVKENEFILLFPDTLHYGYRPTEGELSYYWVHFYVRDPDYSIYNRGSLLRNRPIFKASTNITSTPPPGKIFCFPNTGSYL; encoded by the coding sequence ATGCTATATTTCATATCCGATGCCAGCAAGCCTGTAGAATATATCTCCTGCGGCAACCTGGCCAGCAAAGATGGCTTTATACATCCCAAAAGAAATATTGATTCTTTTGTCCTGATCATTGTGATAAAAGGAACATTGCACATAACCCAAAATATGACGAATTATGATGTCAAAGAGAATGAATTTATCCTCCTCTTTCCTGATACACTCCACTACGGGTATCGTCCCACAGAAGGTGAACTCTCCTATTATTGGGTTCATTTCTATGTGAGGGATCCCGATTATTCCATCTACAATCGCGGAAGCCTCCTGAGAAACCGCCCCATATTTAAAGCCTCTACCAACATTACTTCTACCCCCCCCCCCGGGAAAATTTTCTGCTTCCCGAATACGGGGAGTTATCTGTAG
- a CDS encoding AraC family transcriptional regulator: MATWRCHYALNLLLMEVTDESFQINRFLDSTVPIHVLDVMEWIRTHYDQPLSVASIAEQFGYHPTYLTNIFKKYTGYPILTYVNRTRIAVAKNLLTNRTLSIYRIADMCGFSDEKYFMKLFKRYEGITPTQYRKAFHQKKVNLT, translated from the coding sequence ATGGCCACCTGGAGATGCCATTATGCTCTGAACCTGCTCCTCATGGAAGTTACCGACGAGTCATTTCAGATCAACCGTTTTCTGGATTCCACTGTTCCTATTCATGTTCTGGATGTAATGGAGTGGATCCGCACCCACTATGACCAGCCCCTCAGCGTGGCTTCAATAGCAGAACAGTTTGGGTATCATCCCACCTATCTGACCAATATTTTCAAGAAATACACCGGTTATCCCATCCTCACCTATGTAAATCGGACACGGATCGCTGTTGCCAAAAACCTGCTCACCAACCGGACACTGTCTATCTACCGGATCGCAGATATGTGTGGATTTTCGGATGAAAAATATTTTATGAAACTGTTTAAGCGCTATGAAGGCATCACACCTACCCAATACAGAAAGGCTTTCCATCAGAAAAAAGTCAATCTTACCTGA
- the xdhC gene encoding xanthine dehydrogenase subunit XdhC translates to MLKIITMTVNGKETELAVDDREALLDTLRNRLGLTSVKRGCEVGECGACTVLVDGEAIDSCIYLTMWAEGKHIMTVEGLKGKNGELSPIQKAFVEEAAVQCGFCTPGLIMSAVEIVGTGKRYSREELKKLISGHLCRCTGYENILNAMERIVEETYRTVNRE, encoded by the coding sequence ATGCTTAAGATCATAACCATGACAGTCAATGGCAAAGAGACAGAACTGGCAGTGGATGACAGGGAGGCCCTTTTGGATACCCTGAGAAACCGCCTGGGTCTTACCAGTGTGAAACGCGGCTGTGAGGTTGGGGAATGCGGTGCCTGCACCGTTTTGGTGGACGGAGAAGCCATCGATTCGTGTATTTATCTGACCATGTGGGCAGAGGGAAAACATATCATGACCGTGGAGGGATTAAAGGGCAAAAACGGAGAACTTTCTCCAATCCAGAAGGCCTTTGTGGAGGAGGCAGCAGTCCAGTGCGGTTTCTGCACACCGGGCCTGATCATGAGCGCTGTGGAAATCGTGGGAACAGGAAAGAGATACAGCAGGGAAGAGCTGAAAAAGCTGATCTCCGGGCATCTGTGCCGCTGTACGGGGTACGAGAATATTCTGAATGCAATGGAGAGGATCGTGGAGGAGACTTACCGGACGGTGAACCGGGAATAA
- the xdhB gene encoding xanthine dehydrogenase subunit XdhB, with amino-acid sequence MYDIEKYYQASDVQDAVRALEADKDAVVISGGSDVLIKIREGKLAGCSLVSIHGIPSLTGVRMESDGTIVIGPATTFSHITYDPVIQRHIPALGWAVDQVGGPQIRNIGTIGGNVCNGVTSADSAAALFTLNAVLELTGKEGIREVPITEFYTGPGRTCRKHAEILTAIKITRDNYEGFYGHYTKYGKRNAMEIATLGCAVHVKLSRDKRKIEELRLGFGVAAPTPIRCYQTEKTAAGMDITDPGLYERIREGAASEVTPRSSWRASREFRLQLVRELSVRTTEEAIKKAEGGESDA; translated from the coding sequence ATGTATGATATTGAGAAATATTATCAGGCCAGTGATGTACAGGATGCTGTGAGAGCGCTGGAGGCAGATAAGGACGCTGTTGTGATCTCAGGCGGAAGTGATGTGCTGATCAAAATAAGAGAGGGAAAACTTGCGGGCTGTTCTCTAGTGAGTATACATGGGATTCCTTCGCTTACAGGTGTCAGGATGGAATCGGACGGCACCATTGTGATAGGGCCTGCCACGACGTTTTCCCACATAACCTATGACCCTGTGATCCAAAGGCACATTCCGGCGCTTGGGTGGGCAGTGGACCAGGTAGGAGGCCCCCAGATACGGAATATAGGAACCATCGGAGGAAATGTCTGTAATGGTGTGACAAGCGCGGACAGCGCGGCTGCACTGTTTACTTTGAACGCGGTGCTGGAGTTGACAGGAAAAGAGGGCATTCGGGAAGTGCCCATAACAGAGTTTTACACAGGCCCGGGCCGGACCTGCAGGAAACACGCGGAAATCCTTACCGCCATAAAGATCACCAGGGACAATTATGAAGGATTTTACGGGCATTATACAAAATACGGAAAAAGAAATGCAATGGAGATCGCCACTCTTGGCTGCGCGGTACATGTAAAGCTGAGCCGGGATAAGAGAAAGATTGAGGAACTCCGGCTGGGATTCGGCGTAGCTGCGCCTACTCCTATACGCTGCTATCAGACGGAAAAAACGGCAGCAGGCATGGACATAACAGACCCTGGATTGTATGAAAGAATTCGTGAAGGGGCAGCCTCTGAAGTAACGCCGCGCTCAAGCTGGCGCGCATCCCGGGAATTCCGTCTTCAGCTTGTACGTGAGCTGTCCGTGCGGACCACAGAGGAAGCCATAAAAAAAGCAGAGGGAGGTGAGTCGGATGCTTAA
- the xdhA gene encoding xanthine dehydrogenase subunit XdhA, translating into MGVGSSINRVDAWEKVTGQAKYTADLMPQNLYTAKVVHSTIANGWVKSFDLEEALKVPGVVKIVTCFDVPDIQFPTPGHPWSVEKAHQDIKDRKLLNRRVRMYGDDIAAVIAEDDIAAKRAADKIKVEYEEYPVILDPQESMKEDAPLLHEEKPGNVIAHTGFVLGEGSFEEAVKEEGLTVIEKEYRTQPVQHCHIEVPVSYAYMEKGRIVIVTSTQIPHIVRRVVSQALGIPIGQIRVIKPYIGGGFGNKQDVLYEPLNAFLCTQAGGRGVRLELSREETLGCTRVRHAFTWKIKGAVRKDGTLVARKYEAYSNQGAYASHAHAIAANAANIFKQLYQDEKVLESDSYTVYTNLMTGGAMRGYGIPQGDFVTECVTDDLACAVGMDTLEFRLKNCVKEGYKDPHLGIAFHSYGLKACIEKGREHIRWEEKRKAYENQSGPVRRGVGMAIFNYKTGVYPISLETSSCRMVLNQDGSMQLFMGATEIGQGADTVFTQMAAEITGITEDRVHIETVQDTDTTPFDTGAYASRQTYVSGKAVKKTGELFKQKILEYAAFKLKLSEEEITSNKAADPEALEACGQTSAWKRLDIKENQIIDKASGEVWLSLAALAEEALYSLEKSVHITAETTSHCKENSFASGVCFVEVEVDIPVGKIRILDIINVHDSGKLMNPALARAQVHGGMSMGIGYALSEELLVDEKTGRPLNANLLDYKIPTAMDTPNLHTDFVELEDPTGPFGNKALGEPPAIPVAPAIRNAVLNATGVAFDSLPLSPQKLVERFIKEGLIGRKNEDLEGGGSHV; encoded by the coding sequence ATGGGAGTTGGCAGTTCAATAAATCGTGTGGACGCCTGGGAAAAGGTCACAGGACAGGCGAAGTACACAGCGGATTTAATGCCGCAGAATTTGTATACAGCAAAAGTGGTGCACAGCACCATTGCGAACGGATGGGTGAAAAGCTTTGATTTGGAGGAAGCCTTAAAGGTTCCGGGAGTGGTGAAGATCGTCACCTGCTTCGATGTGCCGGATATCCAGTTTCCTACGCCGGGGCACCCCTGGTCAGTGGAAAAGGCACATCAGGATATTAAGGACAGAAAGCTTTTGAACCGGCGGGTCCGCATGTACGGGGATGATATCGCAGCTGTGATCGCGGAGGATGATATTGCCGCCAAGCGGGCTGCGGATAAGATCAAAGTGGAGTATGAAGAGTACCCGGTGATCCTGGATCCTCAGGAATCCATGAAAGAAGATGCGCCTCTTCTGCACGAGGAAAAACCGGGAAATGTGATCGCGCATACCGGCTTTGTGCTGGGAGAGGGAAGTTTTGAGGAGGCTGTAAAAGAAGAAGGGCTGACTGTCATTGAGAAGGAATACAGGACACAGCCGGTTCAGCACTGCCATATTGAGGTGCCTGTCTCCTATGCTTATATGGAGAAGGGGAGGATTGTCATTGTGACATCCACCCAGATCCCTCATATTGTGAGGCGGGTGGTCAGTCAGGCTCTTGGGATTCCCATTGGGCAGATCAGGGTTATCAAGCCATATATAGGAGGAGGCTTCGGAAACAAGCAGGATGTGCTGTATGAGCCTTTGAACGCATTTTTATGTACCCAGGCAGGCGGCCGCGGTGTCAGACTGGAGCTGTCCAGAGAAGAGACTCTTGGCTGTACCCGCGTACGCCATGCGTTTACCTGGAAGATCAAGGGGGCAGTCAGAAAAGACGGCACACTGGTGGCGAGAAAGTATGAGGCATACTCTAACCAGGGCGCTTACGCCTCCCATGCTCACGCCATTGCCGCCAATGCAGCCAATATTTTCAAGCAGCTTTATCAGGATGAGAAGGTTCTGGAATCTGACAGCTACACGGTTTACACCAATCTCATGACAGGCGGAGCCATGCGGGGATACGGAATCCCCCAGGGAGATTTTGTGACAGAGTGTGTGACGGATGATCTGGCCTGCGCTGTGGGCATGGATACTCTGGAATTCCGGCTGAAAAATTGTGTGAAGGAGGGTTATAAAGACCCTCATCTGGGCATCGCTTTCCATTCCTATGGGCTGAAGGCCTGTATAGAAAAGGGCAGGGAACACATCCGCTGGGAGGAAAAGAGAAAGGCATATGAGAACCAGTCCGGGCCTGTGAGAAGGGGCGTCGGCATGGCCATATTCAACTATAAAACAGGAGTTTACCCCATTTCCCTAGAGACCTCATCCTGCCGAATGGTATTGAACCAGGACGGCTCCATGCAGCTCTTTATGGGGGCAACAGAGATAGGTCAGGGAGCTGACACGGTGTTTACCCAGATGGCGGCAGAGATAACCGGCATAACTGAGGACCGGGTACATATTGAGACCGTACAGGATACGGATACCACACCTTTTGATACAGGAGCCTACGCGTCCCGGCAGACCTATGTGAGCGGAAAAGCCGTCAAGAAGACAGGGGAACTGTTCAAACAGAAAATTCTGGAATATGCGGCATTTAAGCTGAAGCTGTCAGAGGAAGAGATAACATCAAACAAAGCGGCAGATCCTGAAGCTCTGGAAGCATGTGGGCAGACTTCTGCATGGAAGAGACTGGATATCAAAGAAAACCAGATAATAGACAAAGCCTCCGGGGAGGTTTGGCTCTCACTTGCGGCCCTCGCGGAGGAGGCACTGTACAGTTTGGAGAAATCGGTGCATATCACGGCTGAGACTACCAGCCACTGCAAGGAAAATTCCTTTGCCTCAGGTGTTTGTTTTGTGGAGGTTGAGGTGGATATACCGGTTGGTAAGATCAGGATACTGGATATCATCAATGTACACGACAGCGGGAAACTGATGAATCCGGCCCTTGCCAGAGCGCAGGTACACGGGGGAATGAGTATGGGGATCGGCTATGCTCTGAGTGAGGAGCTGCTGGTGGATGAGAAGACAGGAAGGCCGCTGAATGCCAACCTTCTGGACTATAAGATACCCACAGCTATGGATACACCTAATCTGCATACGGATTTTGTGGAACTTGAGGATCCTACTGGTCCTTTCGGAAACAAAGCCCTCGGTGAGCCGCCGGCCATTCCTGTGGCCCCGGCTATCAGAAACGCTGTGCTCAACGCCACCGGGGTCGCTTTTGATTCCCTGCCTCTGTCACCTCAGAAGCTTGTGGAGCGCTTTATAAAAGAGGGATTGATCGGAAGAAAAAATGAGGATTTGGAAGGGGGCGGATCACATGTATGA